Proteins from one Syngnathus scovelli strain Florida chromosome 9, RoL_Ssco_1.2, whole genome shotgun sequence genomic window:
- the lsr gene encoding lipolysis-stimulated lipoprotein receptor isoform X1, protein MKTFWALFIAAALATESAMAVSVSSPTKRYVVILFQPVTLTCNFQTSATQPPVITWRYKSYCRDPVQAALNPSSADNILSQNNPNYDPNIECADSQRTVRIVASKQGNSVTLGSEYQGRKISIINNADLNIAQTAWGDSGVYVCSVISSQDLSGNGEDYTELIVLERKSNATDLLPGIDLLVMEDWLLVVVVVLAFLLLLLLIGICWCQCCPHTCCCYVSCPCCPDRCCCPRALYEAGKAVKKGMANQYATVYAPSMYAQPAYSGPPIHQPAMPLLPLPNGVGVPPSQNGYGREYDGASSVGQGSQVPLLHGQDGGAGGDHTRSGYRIQVDPDGNATRAIYYMERELANLDPSRPANYNRLDNVSEVTSLHDNADPRSRGGRPQPPALSTVYDDDEGMSTISSVSQHVRRRPDDPPRRGYMNERARARSMDNLDDIGRRYGRDDYPPHRRPDEPRGRRGSDDDWSSSGRAGYDRDERRRRDYSPDDYRREAGGGGYGALPGRRSRSRDDLMALERDRRPGGGRDRRDDYDDSILREAMERKRLGEQQRARSRDRLGSDEARSDRGRAPPTRGPPPLPRNPPSGPSALPPPYSDDESMASSKKSNLRTNGAVSRESLVV, encoded by the exons ATGAAGACATTTTGGGCGTTGTTTATCGCCGCAGCTCTAGCGACag AGTCGGCCATGGCTGTTTCGGTCAGCAGCCCGACAAAGCGCTACGTGGTCATCTTGTTCCAGCCCGTAACGCTCACATGCAACTTCCAGACCAGTGCCACACAACCGCCGGTGATCACGTGGCGCTACAAGTCGTACTGCCGCGACCCAGTGCAGGCGGCGCTCAACCCCAGCAGCGCTGACAACATCCTGTCGCAGAACAACCCCAACTACGACCCCAACATCGAGTGCGCCGACAGCCAGCGCACGGTGCGCATCGTGGCCTCCAAGCAGGGCAACTCGGTCACGCTGGGCAGCGAGTACCAAGGACGCAAGATCAGCATCATCAATA ACGCTGACCTGAACATTGCACAGACGGCGTGGGGCGATAGCGGTGTCTACGTGTGCTCTGTCATTTCCTCGCAGGATCTCTCAGGCAACGGAGAGGACTATACTGAGCTCATTGTCTTGG AGAGAAAGTCAAATGCTACTGACCTGCTGCCTGGCATTGACTTACTGGTTATGGAAG ATTGGCTGCTGGTGGTGGTCGTGGTGTTGGccttcctgctgctgctgctgctgatcggCATCTGCTGGTGTCAGTGCTGTCCCCACACGTGCTGCTGCTACGTCAGCTGCCCCTGCTGCCCCGACCGGTGTTGCTGTCCGCGGGCAC TGTACGAGGCGGGGAAGGCGGTGAAGAAAGGCATGGCCAACCAGTACGCCACCGTCTACGCACCGAGCATGTACGCCCAGCCGGCCTACAGCGGGCCACCCATCCACCAGCCCGCTATGCCGCTGCTTCCTCTGCCCAACGGTGTCGGGGTCCCGCCCTCACAGAACGGGTACGGACGCGAGTACGACGGCGCAAGCTCtg TGGGTCAAGGCTCCCAGGTGCCTCTGCTGCATGGCCAAGATGGGGGCGCCGGTGGCGACCATA CTCGGAGTGGCTATCGCATCCAGGTGGACCCTGACGGCAACGCCACGCGCGCCATTTACTACATGGAGAGAGAGCTCGCCAACCTGGACCCATCCAGACCCGCCAACTACAACCGCT TGGACAACGTGAGCGAGGTGACTTCGCTGCACGACaacgccgacccgcgatcccgcGGCGGTCGCCCGCAGCCGCCGGCGCTGTCCACCGTGTATGATGATGACGAGGGCATGAGCACCATCAGCAGCGTTTCGCAACACGTGCGCCGCCGCCCAGACGACCCGCCGCGCCGTGGCTACATGAACGAGCGGGCCCGGGCCCGCTCCATGGACAACTTGGACGACATTGGGCGCCGCTACGGCCGTGACGACTACCCGCCGCACCGACGCCCGGACGAGCCCCGAGGCAGGAGAGG GTCTGACGACGACTGGAGCAGCAGCGGCCGAGCTGGCTACGACAGAGACGAGCGCAGACGTCGCGACTACTCCCCAGATGACTATCGAAGAGAAGCAGGCGGAGGAGGCTACGGCGCCCTTCCGGGGAGGCGCAGCCGCAGTCGCGACGACCTGATGGCTCTGGAGAGGGACCGGCGACCGGGCGGCGGCCGGGACAGGAGGGACGACTACGACGACAGCATCTTGAGAGAAGCCATGGAGAGGAAGAGGCTGGGGGAGCAGCAGAGGGCTCGCAGCCGAGACCGACTGGGAAGCGACGAGGCGCGTTCGGATCGAGGTCGGGCGCCGCCCACCCGGGGGCCCCCACCCCTGCCTCGGAACCCGCCGTCAGGACCCAGCGCTTTACCGCCACCCTACAGCGACGACGAGAGCATGGCATCGTCTAAGAAAAGCAACCTGCGCACG AATGGAGCTGTGAGCCGGGAGAGCCTAGTGGTGTGA
- the lsr gene encoding lipolysis-stimulated lipoprotein receptor isoform X2: MKTFWALFIAAALATESAMAVSVSSPTKRYVVILFQPVTLTCNFQTSATQPPVITWRYKSYCRDPVQAALNPSSADNILSQNNPNYDPNIECADSQRTVRIVASKQGNSVTLGSEYQGRKISIINNADLNIAQTAWGDSGVYVCSVISSQDLSGNGEDYTELIVLDWLLVVVVVLAFLLLLLLIGICWCQCCPHTCCCYVSCPCCPDRCCCPRALYEAGKAVKKGMANQYATVYAPSMYAQPAYSGPPIHQPAMPLLPLPNGVGVPPSQNGYGREYDGASSVGQGSQVPLLHGQDGGAGGDHTRSGYRIQVDPDGNATRAIYYMERELANLDPSRPANYNRLDNVSEVTSLHDNADPRSRGGRPQPPALSTVYDDDEGMSTISSVSQHVRRRPDDPPRRGYMNERARARSMDNLDDIGRRYGRDDYPPHRRPDEPRGRRGSDDDWSSSGRAGYDRDERRRRDYSPDDYRREAGGGGYGALPGRRSRSRDDLMALERDRRPGGGRDRRDDYDDSILREAMERKRLGEQQRARSRDRLGSDEARSDRGRAPPTRGPPPLPRNPPSGPSALPPPYSDDESMASSKKSNLRTNGAVSRESLVV; this comes from the exons ATGAAGACATTTTGGGCGTTGTTTATCGCCGCAGCTCTAGCGACag AGTCGGCCATGGCTGTTTCGGTCAGCAGCCCGACAAAGCGCTACGTGGTCATCTTGTTCCAGCCCGTAACGCTCACATGCAACTTCCAGACCAGTGCCACACAACCGCCGGTGATCACGTGGCGCTACAAGTCGTACTGCCGCGACCCAGTGCAGGCGGCGCTCAACCCCAGCAGCGCTGACAACATCCTGTCGCAGAACAACCCCAACTACGACCCCAACATCGAGTGCGCCGACAGCCAGCGCACGGTGCGCATCGTGGCCTCCAAGCAGGGCAACTCGGTCACGCTGGGCAGCGAGTACCAAGGACGCAAGATCAGCATCATCAATA ACGCTGACCTGAACATTGCACAGACGGCGTGGGGCGATAGCGGTGTCTACGTGTGCTCTGTCATTTCCTCGCAGGATCTCTCAGGCAACGGAGAGGACTATACTGAGCTCATTGTCTTGG ATTGGCTGCTGGTGGTGGTCGTGGTGTTGGccttcctgctgctgctgctgctgatcggCATCTGCTGGTGTCAGTGCTGTCCCCACACGTGCTGCTGCTACGTCAGCTGCCCCTGCTGCCCCGACCGGTGTTGCTGTCCGCGGGCAC TGTACGAGGCGGGGAAGGCGGTGAAGAAAGGCATGGCCAACCAGTACGCCACCGTCTACGCACCGAGCATGTACGCCCAGCCGGCCTACAGCGGGCCACCCATCCACCAGCCCGCTATGCCGCTGCTTCCTCTGCCCAACGGTGTCGGGGTCCCGCCCTCACAGAACGGGTACGGACGCGAGTACGACGGCGCAAGCTCtg TGGGTCAAGGCTCCCAGGTGCCTCTGCTGCATGGCCAAGATGGGGGCGCCGGTGGCGACCATA CTCGGAGTGGCTATCGCATCCAGGTGGACCCTGACGGCAACGCCACGCGCGCCATTTACTACATGGAGAGAGAGCTCGCCAACCTGGACCCATCCAGACCCGCCAACTACAACCGCT TGGACAACGTGAGCGAGGTGACTTCGCTGCACGACaacgccgacccgcgatcccgcGGCGGTCGCCCGCAGCCGCCGGCGCTGTCCACCGTGTATGATGATGACGAGGGCATGAGCACCATCAGCAGCGTTTCGCAACACGTGCGCCGCCGCCCAGACGACCCGCCGCGCCGTGGCTACATGAACGAGCGGGCCCGGGCCCGCTCCATGGACAACTTGGACGACATTGGGCGCCGCTACGGCCGTGACGACTACCCGCCGCACCGACGCCCGGACGAGCCCCGAGGCAGGAGAGG GTCTGACGACGACTGGAGCAGCAGCGGCCGAGCTGGCTACGACAGAGACGAGCGCAGACGTCGCGACTACTCCCCAGATGACTATCGAAGAGAAGCAGGCGGAGGAGGCTACGGCGCCCTTCCGGGGAGGCGCAGCCGCAGTCGCGACGACCTGATGGCTCTGGAGAGGGACCGGCGACCGGGCGGCGGCCGGGACAGGAGGGACGACTACGACGACAGCATCTTGAGAGAAGCCATGGAGAGGAAGAGGCTGGGGGAGCAGCAGAGGGCTCGCAGCCGAGACCGACTGGGAAGCGACGAGGCGCGTTCGGATCGAGGTCGGGCGCCGCCCACCCGGGGGCCCCCACCCCTGCCTCGGAACCCGCCGTCAGGACCCAGCGCTTTACCGCCACCCTACAGCGACGACGAGAGCATGGCATCGTCTAAGAAAAGCAACCTGCGCACG AATGGAGCTGTGAGCCGGGAGAGCCTAGTGGTGTGA
- the zmp:0000000881 gene encoding uncharacterized protein zmp:0000000881 isoform X2, whose protein sequence is MSLALKAVTLRAFVLPSITTLTKLARMAYSTGTLAQGCFGKVYREKYDDTWAAIKKVPQHLISRKDLERECEVYNKAHHPNIVKLLGNINLKDGKWIIPLEFIFGEDLETTIFKSAKSKIQLTPTNRGKIIVGMCEGLLHLHCYDIVHQDLKPENIMVEHNTNRAVIIDLGLAKFFRRGLNSAVDMGNEAYSAPEVLQRHSQRDQRSDVWAMGKIIAELCARVRLHTPSVCPAKIQEVMAKQPYCQAVCRMVESNPTLRASMVGVIGDIRRAVGSLGHLAPPQMRVRTRSASPGRRGASPGRRGASPGRRGASPAWRGASPALRGASPGRRGASPFNNERQAHSPMNKRGSPLGWERTPRPDIKLGGPRQPRSLSPQRIQARAGGGGGALELSKDMMKMGLFQDATRGLPRQLPTAGRVMVRRFEEKNGEVGRWAQKEVVMRDGKIVKYNNVTFNSS, encoded by the exons ATGTCACTAGCGCTCAAAGCAGTCACACTGAGGGCTTTTGTACTACCTTCCATAACCA CGCTGACCAAGCTAGCCCGGATGGCGTACTCCACCGGCACTCTGGCACAAGGCTGCTTCGGCAAAGTGTACCGAGAGAAGTACGACGACACCTGGGCCGCCATTAAGAAGGTTCCTCAGCACCTCATCAGCAGAAAGGACCTGGAGAGAGAGTGTGAAGTGTACAA CAAAGCCCATCACCCAAACATCGTCAAGCTTCTGGGCAACATCAACCTGAAAGATGGCAAATGGATCATTCCGCTAGAGTTCATTTTCGGCGAGGACCTGGAGACCACCATATTTAAGTCGGCAAAGTCCAAAATACAG cTGACGCCAACAAATCGAGGCAAAATCATCGTAGGCATGTGCGAGGGCCTTCTACACCTCCACTGTTATGATATTGTCCATCAAGACCTCAAGCCTGAAAACATCATG GTGGAACACAACACAAACCGAGCCGTGATCATCGACCTGGGCCTGGCCAAGTTCTTCCGGCGCGGCCTCAACTCGGCCGTGGACATGGGCAACGAGGCCTACTCGGCCCCCGAGGTGCTGCAGCGCCACAGCCAGCGGGACCAGCGCTCGGACGTGTGGGCCATGGGCAAAATCATCGCCGAGCTTTGCGCCCGCGTCCGGCTGCACACCCCCAGCGTGTGCCCGGCCAAAATCCAGGAGGTGATGGCCAAGCAGCCCTACTGCCAGGCCGTGTGCAGGATGGTGGAGAGCAACCCCACCCTGAGGGCCTCCATGGTGGGCGTCATCGGCGACATAAGGAGGGCGGTCGGAAGTCTGGGGCACCTAGCGCCGCCGCAGATGCGTGTCAGGACCCGGTCGGCATCACCGGGTCGGAGGGGAGCGTCACCGGGTCGGAGGGGAGCGTCACCGGGTCGGAGAGGAGCGTCTCCGGCTTGGAGAGGAGCGTCACCGGCTCTGAGGGGAGCGTCTCCGGGTCGGAGAGGAGCGTCTCCATTCAACAATGAGCGGCAAG CACACTCTCCAATGAACAAGCGTGGATCCCCGCTGGGGTGGGAGCGCACCCCTCGACCGGACATTAAACTCGGCGGCCCCAGACAACCGCGTTCGCTCTCACCGCAGAGGATCCAAGCGCGAgcaggtggcggcggcggcgcactGGAGCTGTCCAAGGACATGATGAAGATGGGCTTGTTCCAGGATGCCACCCGCGGCCTGCCACGCCAGCTGCCCACCGCCGGCCGAGTGATGGTGCGCCGCTTTGAGGAGAAGAACGGAGAGGTGGGGAGGTGGGCGCAGAAAGAAGTGGTCATGCGCGACGGCAAGATCGTCAAGTACAACAACGTGACATTCAACAGCTCATAG
- the zmp:0000000881 gene encoding serine/threonine-protein kinase Nek8 isoform X1, translating into MVVKRQAEAGPPARPLVGRRGTNEAKHDKRANYVDSCSDLTPLLCLNALTKLARMAYSTGTLAQGCFGKVYREKYDDTWAAIKKVPQHLISRKDLERECEVYNKAHHPNIVKLLGNINLKDGKWIIPLEFIFGEDLETTIFKSAKSKIQLTPTNRGKIIVGMCEGLLHLHCYDIVHQDLKPENIMVEHNTNRAVIIDLGLAKFFRRGLNSAVDMGNEAYSAPEVLQRHSQRDQRSDVWAMGKIIAELCARVRLHTPSVCPAKIQEVMAKQPYCQAVCRMVESNPTLRASMVGVIGDIRRAVGSLGHLAPPQMRVRTRSASPGRRGASPGRRGASPGRRGASPAWRGASPALRGASPGRRGASPFNNERQAHSPMNKRGSPLGWERTPRPDIKLGGPRQPRSLSPQRIQARAGGGGGALELSKDMMKMGLFQDATRGLPRQLPTAGRVMVRRFEEKNGEVGRWAQKEVVMRDGKIVKYNNVTFNSS; encoded by the exons ATGGTTGTCAAACGTCAGGCCGAGGCAGGcccacccgcccgcccgcttgTAGGGAGGCGTGGTACGAACGAAGCCAAGCATGATAAAAGAGCTAACTATGTTGATTCATGTTCAGACCTGACGCCTCTGCTTTGCCTAAACG CGCTGACCAAGCTAGCCCGGATGGCGTACTCCACCGGCACTCTGGCACAAGGCTGCTTCGGCAAAGTGTACCGAGAGAAGTACGACGACACCTGGGCCGCCATTAAGAAGGTTCCTCAGCACCTCATCAGCAGAAAGGACCTGGAGAGAGAGTGTGAAGTGTACAA CAAAGCCCATCACCCAAACATCGTCAAGCTTCTGGGCAACATCAACCTGAAAGATGGCAAATGGATCATTCCGCTAGAGTTCATTTTCGGCGAGGACCTGGAGACCACCATATTTAAGTCGGCAAAGTCCAAAATACAG cTGACGCCAACAAATCGAGGCAAAATCATCGTAGGCATGTGCGAGGGCCTTCTACACCTCCACTGTTATGATATTGTCCATCAAGACCTCAAGCCTGAAAACATCATG GTGGAACACAACACAAACCGAGCCGTGATCATCGACCTGGGCCTGGCCAAGTTCTTCCGGCGCGGCCTCAACTCGGCCGTGGACATGGGCAACGAGGCCTACTCGGCCCCCGAGGTGCTGCAGCGCCACAGCCAGCGGGACCAGCGCTCGGACGTGTGGGCCATGGGCAAAATCATCGCCGAGCTTTGCGCCCGCGTCCGGCTGCACACCCCCAGCGTGTGCCCGGCCAAAATCCAGGAGGTGATGGCCAAGCAGCCCTACTGCCAGGCCGTGTGCAGGATGGTGGAGAGCAACCCCACCCTGAGGGCCTCCATGGTGGGCGTCATCGGCGACATAAGGAGGGCGGTCGGAAGTCTGGGGCACCTAGCGCCGCCGCAGATGCGTGTCAGGACCCGGTCGGCATCACCGGGTCGGAGGGGAGCGTCACCGGGTCGGAGGGGAGCGTCACCGGGTCGGAGAGGAGCGTCTCCGGCTTGGAGAGGAGCGTCACCGGCTCTGAGGGGAGCGTCTCCGGGTCGGAGAGGAGCGTCTCCATTCAACAATGAGCGGCAAG CACACTCTCCAATGAACAAGCGTGGATCCCCGCTGGGGTGGGAGCGCACCCCTCGACCGGACATTAAACTCGGCGGCCCCAGACAACCGCGTTCGCTCTCACCGCAGAGGATCCAAGCGCGAgcaggtggcggcggcggcgcactGGAGCTGTCCAAGGACATGATGAAGATGGGCTTGTTCCAGGATGCCACCCGCGGCCTGCCACGCCAGCTGCCCACCGCCGGCCGAGTGATGGTGCGCCGCTTTGAGGAGAAGAACGGAGAGGTGGGGAGGTGGGCGCAGAAAGAAGTGGTCATGCGCGACGGCAAGATCGTCAAGTACAACAACGTGACATTCAACAGCTCATAG
- the si:dkey-199f5.8 gene encoding beta-1,4-galactosyltransferase 3, which yields MITLQSKWRYLFMFLGIQLVVMALLSREGYHKRVSYFIRIFRKPDPGRNHTAADVPVNDVYANLSGLSKAQKNGDVYYCPKKSPLLAGPIHVSFQSGLTLAEVRRKNPLVERGGRYRPPNCEARHRTAVVIPHRHREHHLKFLLYYLHPFLQRQQLNYGIYIIHQAGNYTFNRAKLMNAGFREAMREEDWDCLFFHDVDLIPEDDRNTYVCDSNPKHAAIAMDKFGYKLPYSMYFGGVSALTPLHYLKMNGFPNNYWGWGGEDDDIGIRVSLAGMSITRPSLKVGRYKMIKHKLDKGNDVNPKRFNMLAKTRQTWKLDGMNTAEYQVLSREYLPLYTNITVNVGTEAGLQLVQQQPPPSVPISAKASSKAASLKTEK from the exons ATGATCACTCTACAGTCCAAATGGCGTTATTTGTTCATGTTCCTGGGCATCCAGCTGGTGGTCATGGCGCTACTGTCCCGGGAGGGCTACCACAAGAGGGTCAGCTACTTCATACGTATCTTCCGCAAGCCAGACCCCGGCCGGAACCACACGGCCGCCGACGTGCCGGTCAACGACGTGTACGCCAACCTGTCTGGCCTGTCCAAGGCGCAGAAAAATGGAGACGTCTACTACTGTCCCAAGAAGTCTCCTCTCTTAG CCGGGCCGATCCACGTCAGCTTCCAATCGGGCCTCACGCTGGCCGAGGTGCGACGcaagaacccgctggtggaacgCGGCGGGCGCTACCGACCGCCCAACTGCGAGGCGCGTCACCGCACGGCCGTGGTCATTCCGCACCGCCACCGCGAGCATCATCTTAAGTTCTTGCTCTACTACCTGCACCCATTCCTGCAGCGTCAGCAGCTCAACTACGGCATCTATATTATTCACCAG GCGGGCAATTACACGTTTAACCGGGCCAAGCTGATGAACGCCGGCTTCCGCGAGGCCATGCGCGAGGAGGACTGGGACTGCCTGTTTTTCCACGATGTGGATCTCATCCCAGAGGATGACCGCAACACGTACGTGTGCGACTCCAACCCCAAGCATGCCGCCATTGCCATGGACAAGTTTGGCTACAA GCTTCCATACTCGATGTACTTCGGAGGAGTGTCGGCTCTCACGCCTCTCCACTACCTCAAAATGAACGGCTTTCCCAACAACTACTGGGGCTGGGGCGGCGAGGACGACGACATCGGCATCAG AGTGTCTCTGGCGGGAATGTCCATCACGCGGCCGTCCCTGAAGGTGGGCCGCTACAAGATGATCAAACACAAGCTGGACAAGGGCAACGATGTCAACCCAAAAAG GTTCAACATGCTGGCAAAGACGCGTCAGACGTGGAAGCTCGACGGTATGAACACGGCCGAATACCAAGTTCTGTCACGGGAGTACCTCCCACTCTACACCAACATCACGGTCAACGTCGGCACCGAGGCCGGGCTGCAGCTGGTGCAGCAGCAGCCCCCGCCCAGCGTCCCAATCTCCGCCAAGGCCTCTTCCAAGGCTGCCTCTCTCAAAACTGAAAAATAG
- the psmc4 gene encoding 26S proteasome regulatory subunit 6B, giving the protein MDDTMAVEKSPEEIPAILNSRPQTGLSFLAPEPEDLEDLYSRYKKLQQELEFLEVQEEYIKDEQKNLKKEFLHAQEEVKRIQSIPLVIGQFLEAVDQNTAIVGSTTGSNYYVRILSTIDRELLKPNASVALHKHSNALVDVLPPEADSSIMMLTSDQKPDVMYADIGGMDIQKQEVREAVELPLTHFELYKQIGIDPPRGVLMYGPPGCGKTMLAKAVAHHTTAAFIRVVGSEFVQKYLGEGPRMVRDVFRLAKENAPAIIFIDEIDAIATKRFDAQTGADREVQRILLELLNQMDGFDQNVNVKVIMATNRADTLDPALLRPGRLDRKIEFPLPDRRQKRLIFSTITSKMNLSEEVDLEDYVARPDKISGADINSICQEAGMLAVRENRYIVLAKDFEKAYKTVIKKDEQEHEFYK; this is encoded by the exons ATGGACGATACTATGGCTGTCGAAAAGAGCCCG GAGGAAATTCCGGCAATCTTGAACTCCCGACCGCAGACCGGTCTGTCCTTCCTGGCACCAGAaccagaggacctggaggacctTTACAGCAGATACAAG aagCTGCAGCAGGAGCTGGAGTTCCTGGAAGTGCAAGAGGAGTACATCAAGGATGAGCAGAAGAACCTGAAGAAGGAGTTCCTCCATGCACAGGAGGAGGTGAAGCGGATACAGAGCATCCCACTCGTCATCGGACAGTTCCTGGAAGCCGTCGACCAGAACACGGCCATCGTTGGCTCCACTACGG GTTCCAACTACTATGTGCGCATCCTGAGCACCATCGACCGGGAGTTGCTGAAACCCAACGCCTCGGTGGCTCTGCACAAACACAGCAACGCCCTCGTGGACGTCCTTCCCCCCGAGGCCGACAGCAGCATCATGATGCTCACCTCAG ACCAGAAACCTGACGTGATGTACGCTGACATCGGAGGAATGGACATCCAGAAGCAGGAAGTCAGGGAGGCGGTGGAGCTTCCACTCACGCACTTTGAGCTCTATAAGCag ATTGGCATCGACCCGCCCAGAGGAGTCCTCATGTACGGACCACCAGGATGCGGCAAGACCATGTTGGCCAAAGCTGTGGCACACCATACAACAG CGGCGTTCATCCGCGTGGTGGGCTCCGAGTTTGTGCAGAAGTACCTGGGCGAGGGCCCCCGCATGGTGCGCGACGTCTTTCGCTTGGCCAAGGAGAACGCGCCCGCCATTATCTTTATTGATGAGATAGACGCCATCGCCACCAAGCGATTCGACGCGCAGACTGGGG CTGACCGAGAAGTGCAGAGAATTTTACTGGAGCTGCTTAATCAGATGGACGGTTTTGACCAGAACGTCAACGTCAAG GTGATCATGGCCACCAACAGAGCAGATACATTGGACCCGGCCTTGCTGCGTCCCGGCCGCTTAGACCGAAAGATCGAATTCCCGCTGCCCGACCGTCGGCAGAAGCGTCTCATCTTCTCCACCATCACTAGCAAAATGAACCTCTCTGAGGAGGTGGACCTAGAGGACT ACGTGGCCCGACCAGACAAGATCTCCGGAGCAGACATCAACTCCATCTGCCAGGAG GCCGGCATGTTGGCCGTCCGCGAGAACCGCTACATCGTCCTGGCTAAAGACTTCGAGAAGGCCTACAAGACGGTAATCAAAAAGGACGAGCAGGAGCACGAGTTCTACAAGTAG